From Stegostoma tigrinum isolate sSteTig4 chromosome X, sSteTig4.hap1, whole genome shotgun sequence, a single genomic window includes:
- the LOC132207517 gene encoding probable G-protein coupled receptor 139: MKKRGMKSVTECPPEQDGRHNSREMSSYVGLILSSHQEEDIILRRAMSAPGGKVRICENTSSKIVMRHYEQHKVIDLSSQKMYRPIQLVRNIFYVAIAVIGLPVNSLALVILFRGKCGISSCTACYLVAMATADLLYVILEVTLYRINEYYFPVNFLDMTAVCKITSVLRRATADCSVWFTVTFTFDRFVAICCQKLKMKYCTKKIATAVLSTTGILTCFKNIPTYFRFESYQIFNNVEWLCVNNGAYYDDPIWIGFKRFEKILTPMLPFALILLINALTVRQILVASQARKRLQDQSKGQNSSDPEMESRRKSIILLFTISSGFILLWLCYLFVYFNTFDPLFDKNSKSIFQCVAYMLRDINCCTNTFIYVATLSKFREKFTSTLMLPFKQTIHCKHQ; this comes from the exons ATGAAGAAACGAGGTATGAAAAGCGTCACAGAGTGTCCTCCGGAGCAGGATGGGAGGCACAATTCACGGGAAATGTCCTCCTACGTTGGTCTGATTCTTTCCTCACATCAGGAAGAGGATATTATTCTTAGAAGAGCAATGTCTGCGCCTGGTGGAAAAGTGCGAATTTGTGAGAATACTTCAAGTAAGATTGTCATG AGACATTACGAGCAACACAAAGTGATTGATCTTTCCAGTCAGAAAATGTATCGACCAATTCAGTTGGTGAGGAATATATTCTATGTTGCAATTGCTGTAATCGGTTTGCCTG TGAATTCACTGGCACTTGTGATTTTATTCAGAGGAAAATGTGGAATTTCCTCATGCACCGCTTGTTACCTCGTTGCCATGGCAACAGCGGATCTACTGTATGTTATCCTTGAGGTCACACTCTACCGGATCAATGAATATTATTTCCCTGTCAATTTCTTGGATATGACCGCTGTCTGTAAAATTACCTCTGTGCTGCGCCGCGCTACCGCTgattgttctgtctggttcaccgtcacttttacttttgatcgatttgttgccatttgttgccagaagttgaaaatgaaatattgcaccaagaaAATTGCAACAGCAGTTCTATCAACAACAGGCATTCTGACCTGTTTCAAAAACATTCCCACCTACTTCCGGTTTGAATCTTACCAAATCTTTAACAATGTCGAGTGGCTCTGCGTGAACAATGGAGCATATTATGACGATCCCATATGGATAGGATTCAAACGCTTTGAAAAGATCTTAACTCCAATGCTCCCATTTGCTTTAATTCTTTTGATAAACGCTTTGACAGTCAGGCAAATTTTAGTGGCCAGTCAGGCTCGTAAGAGACTGCAGGATCAGAGCAAAGGACAGAATTCTTctgacccagagatggagagcagaagaAAGTCTATTATTTTACTCTTCACAATATCCAGTGGTTTCATCCTGCTGTGGCTGTGCTACCTTTTTGTATATTTTAATACATTCGATCCATTGTTCGATAAAAATTCTAAGTCTATATTCCAATGTGTTGCATATATGCTCCGTGATATAAactgctgcacaaacacatttatttatgtaGCAACTCTCTCCAAGTTCAGAGAGAAGTTCACAAGCACGCTCATGTTACCTTTTAAGCAAACAATTCACTGTAAGCATCAATAA